In a single window of the Flavobacterium sp. W4I14 genome:
- a CDS encoding peptide deformylase (product_source=KO:K01462; cath_funfam=3.90.45.10; cog=COG0242; ko=KO:K01462; pfam=PF01327; superfamily=56420; tigrfam=TIGR00079), with translation MKLPIVAYGDPVLKKVGTDIDKDYPGLKQLISDMFDTMYYANGVGLAAPQIGLPIRLFIVDTGEDEDGTPGYKKVFINAEILEETGEAWSFNEGCLSIPDIRENIMRKPNVKITYFDENWVEHTEDVDGMPARVIQHEYDHIEGKLFTDKVSVLRKTMLKSKLDAISKGNIKTDYKMKFPNKSKKR, from the coding sequence ATGAAATTACCAATAGTAGCTTACGGCGACCCTGTTTTAAAAAAGGTAGGAACCGATATCGATAAAGATTATCCAGGATTAAAACAATTGATCAGCGACATGTTCGACACCATGTATTATGCAAATGGTGTAGGCTTAGCTGCCCCTCAAATTGGCTTGCCTATCCGTTTGTTTATTGTTGATACAGGTGAAGATGAAGATGGCACACCGGGCTACAAAAAGGTATTTATCAATGCCGAAATTTTGGAAGAAACGGGAGAGGCCTGGAGTTTTAACGAAGGCTGCTTAAGTATTCCTGATATCCGCGAAAACATTATGCGCAAGCCGAATGTCAAAATTACCTATTTTGACGAAAACTGGGTAGAACACACCGAGGATGTAGACGGAATGCCAGCGCGTGTAATCCAACATGAATACGATCATATTGAAGGAAAATTATTTACCGATAAAGTAAGTGTTCTTCGCAAAACCATGCTTAAAAGCAAACTGGATGCGATTTCGAAAGGAAACATCAAAACAGATTACAAAATGAAGTTTCCGAATAAAAGTAAGAAAAGATAA